The Salmonella enterica subsp. houtenae serovar Houten genome has a segment encoding these proteins:
- the waaL gene encoding O-antigen ligase: protein MLTTSLTFNKEKWKPTWNKTLVFLFVATYFLDGITRYKHLIAILMIITAIYQVSHSPKSFSHLFKNSVFYSVAALSLILVYSILISPDMKESFKEFENTVLEGFLLYTLLIPVLLKDETKETVGKIVLFSFLTGLGLRSLVEIVLYIQDYARGVMPFTNYDHRHISDSMVFFFPALLNIWLFRKTSLKLAFFALSAVYLFLMLGTLSRGAWLAVLVVGVLWAILNRQWKLMGIGAAILVIAGALVITQQNHKPDQERLLYKLQQTDSSYRYTNGTQGTAWILIQENPIKGYGYSNEVYDSIYNKRVVDYPTWTFKESIGPHNTILYIWFSAGILGLASLAYLYGAVIRETASSTFKKVEISPYNAHLLLFLSFVGFYIIRGNFEQVDIDQIGIITGFLLALRNK from the coding sequence ATGTTAACCACATCATTAACGTTTAATAAAGAGAAATGGAAGCCAACCTGGAATAAAACGTTGGTTTTTCTTTTTGTTGCCACGTATTTTCTGGATGGTATTACGCGCTATAAGCATTTGATAGCCATACTTATGATTATCACTGCGATTTATCAGGTCTCACACTCACCGAAAAGTTTTTCTCATCTGTTCAAAAATAGCGTATTTTATAGCGTAGCCGCATTATCATTAATTCTTGTTTATTCCATACTCATATCACCAGATATGAAAGAAAGTTTCAAAGAGTTTGAGAATACGGTACTGGAAGGTTTTTTATTATATACCTTATTAATTCCTGTATTATTAAAAGATGAAACGAAAGAAACGGTCGGAAAGATCGTACTTTTCTCCTTTCTAACGGGTTTAGGATTACGTTCGCTGGTAGAAATAGTCCTTTATATTCAGGACTACGCCAGGGGCGTAATGCCGTTTACAAATTATGACCATCGACATATATCTGATTCAATGGTGTTTTTTTTCCCGGCATTATTGAATATCTGGCTATTCAGAAAAACGTCGCTCAAACTCGCTTTCTTTGCGCTGAGCGCCGTCTATCTGTTCTTAATGTTAGGTACTCTATCGCGGGGAGCATGGCTGGCAGTTTTAGTGGTAGGCGTTTTGTGGGCGATTTTAAACCGCCAGTGGAAACTAATGGGAATTGGCGCTGCAATACTGGTTATTGCCGGGGCTTTGGTTATTACTCAGCAAAATCATAAACCGGATCAGGAGCGGCTACTGTATAAATTACAGCAGACAGATAGCTCATATCGTTATACTAACGGAACCCAGGGCACCGCATGGATACTGATTCAGGAAAACCCGATTAAGGGCTACGGCTATAGTAATGAAGTTTATGATAGTATTTATAACAAACGCGTTGTCGATTATCCAACGTGGACTTTTAAAGAATCTATCGGTCCGCATAATACAATTTTGTATATCTGGTTTAGCGCTGGTATATTGGGTCTGGCGAGCCTGGCCTATTTATATGGCGCTGTTATCAGGGAAACGGCAAGCTCTACCTTTAAAAAAGTAGAGATAAGTCCATACAATGCTCATCTCCTGTTATTCTTATCTTTCGTTGGTTTTTATATCATTCGTGGAAATTTTGAACAGGTCGATATCGATCAAATTGGTATCATTACCGGTTTCCTGCTGGCGCTAAGAAATAAATAA
- the waaY gene encoding lipopolysaccharide core biosynthesis protein has product MIIEKKVKNYTVFVKKDGEKYIEIYKDFLSYNHQVTKVFRNIEDTKVVLINTDYGKYILKVFSPKVKNTERFFKSLVKGDYYEKLFRQTERVRREGFSALNDFYLLAEIKTLRYVKTYVMLIEYIEGIELVDMPEISDEVREKIKRSIFFLHQHNMVSGDPHKGNFILQGGKIRIIDLSGKRPSRQRRAKDRIDLERHYGIKNDVKDIGFYLLIYKKKLRNFLRRIKGKEKR; this is encoded by the coding sequence ATGATTATTGAAAAAAAGGTTAAAAACTATACGGTCTTTGTCAAAAAAGACGGTGAAAAATACATTGAGATATACAAAGATTTTCTATCTTATAATCATCAGGTTACTAAAGTCTTCCGTAATATAGAAGATACAAAAGTTGTATTGATTAATACAGACTATGGAAAATATATTCTCAAAGTATTTAGTCCAAAAGTAAAAAATACTGAACGCTTTTTCAAATCGTTGGTAAAAGGAGATTACTACGAAAAGCTTTTTCGTCAGACAGAGCGTGTGCGGCGTGAAGGGTTTTCAGCGCTTAATGATTTTTACCTGCTGGCGGAAATTAAAACATTACGCTACGTAAAAACATACGTGATGCTGATTGAATATATCGAAGGCATTGAGCTTGTTGATATGCCAGAAATTTCTGATGAAGTGAGAGAGAAAATTAAACGGTCAATATTTTTTTTGCACCAGCATAATATGGTTTCGGGTGATCCCCATAAAGGTAACTTTATCCTGCAAGGCGGTAAGATCAGAATTATCGATTTGTCCGGAAAAAGACCTTCGAGACAGCGGCGAGCAAAGGATCGTATTGATTTAGAACGACATTATGGTATCAAAAATGACGTGAAGGATATTGGCTTTTACTTATTGATTTATAAGAAAAAACTTCGGAATTTCCTTCGCCGTATTAAAGGTAAGGAAAAACGCTGA
- the waaZ gene encoding lipopolysaccharide core biosynthesis protein RfaZ codes for MGSVNFITHADVLQLIAKRTAEDCIIFLSGPTSRKTPLSLLRVKDVIAVNGSAQYLLDNNVKPFLYLLTDVRFLHRRRKDFYNFSGNSQFTIVNLDVYEQAAEEDQKYIEENCLIIRPFYRREKGGVLKKIKFNFLKRVYKALLISVPLSKRGRLTGFCKDISIGYCSCHTIAYTAIQVAYSLKYSRIICSGLDLTGSCPRFYDESSSPMPSELSKDLFKILPFFTFMRKNVSDLNIFNLSDDTAIHYDIIPYINASQLEDEIYYDKIV; via the coding sequence ATGGGCAGCGTTAACTTTATAACTCACGCCGATGTTCTGCAACTTATTGCGAAAAGAACGGCTGAAGATTGTATTATTTTCCTTTCTGGTCCTACATCCAGAAAGACGCCGTTATCCTTGTTACGAGTGAAAGATGTTATTGCAGTCAATGGTTCTGCCCAGTATTTGCTTGACAATAATGTCAAGCCATTTTTGTACCTCCTGACGGATGTTCGGTTTCTCCATCGTCGGCGCAAAGATTTTTATAATTTTAGTGGCAATAGTCAATTTACTATTGTCAACCTTGATGTATACGAGCAGGCGGCAGAAGAAGATCAAAAATATATTGAAGAAAATTGTTTAATTATTCGCCCTTTTTATCGTAGGGAAAAAGGGGGAGTTTTAAAGAAAATTAAATTTAATTTCCTCAAGCGGGTTTATAAAGCATTACTTATTTCAGTTCCTCTCTCAAAAAGAGGAAGACTAACAGGGTTTTGCAAAGATATCAGTATCGGTTATTGTTCTTGTCATACTATCGCCTATACCGCTATTCAGGTTGCCTATTCCCTTAAGTACAGTCGTATTATCTGTTCTGGACTTGACCTGACGGGAAGTTGTCCACGTTTCTATGACGAATCTTCCAGCCCTATGCCATCTGAGCTTAGTAAAGATCTGTTTAAAATACTGCCATTTTTTACTTTTATGAGAAAAAATGTTAGTGATTTAAATATCTTTAATTTATCAGACGATACTGCAATCCATTACGATATTATTCCATATATCAATGCTTCACAACTCGAGGATGAGATATATTACGATAAAATTGTCTAA
- the waaC gene encoding lipopolysaccharide heptosyltransferase-1, protein MRVLIVKTSSMGDVLHTLPALTDAQQAIPGIQFDWVVEEGFAQIPSWHSAVDRVIPVAIRRWRKAWFSAPIKAERTAFRRAVCAYQYDAVIDAQGLVKSAALVTRLAHGIKHGMDWSTAREPLASLFYNRKHHIAKQQHAVERTRELFAKSLGYAKPQSQGDYAIARHFLHDQQIVSDPYAVFLHATTRDDKHWPEANWRELIGLVGNTGLRIKLPWGAPHEEARAKRLAEGFKYVDVLPRMSLEEVARVLAGAKFVVSVDTGLSHLTAALDRPNITLYGPTDPGLIGGYGKNQMACCSPEQNLANLDATSVFGKIH, encoded by the coding sequence ATGCGGGTATTGATCGTTAAAACATCATCGATGGGCGATGTATTACATACTCTGCCTGCGCTTACCGACGCGCAACAAGCGATTCCGGGGATTCAATTTGATTGGGTTGTCGAAGAAGGATTTGCGCAAATTCCGTCCTGGCACAGTGCTGTCGATCGCGTGATTCCCGTCGCTATTCGTCGCTGGCGCAAAGCCTGGTTCTCCGCGCCCATCAAAGCGGAACGCACAGCCTTTCGTCGGGCGGTATGCGCATACCAATACGACGCTGTTATTGATGCGCAGGGGCTGGTGAAAAGCGCTGCGCTGGTGACACGTCTGGCGCACGGGATAAAGCACGGTATGGACTGGAGTACCGCCCGCGAGCCGCTAGCCAGTCTGTTTTATAACCGTAAACACCATATCGCAAAGCAACAACATGCTGTTGAACGGACACGCGAGCTGTTCGCCAAAAGTCTGGGATATGCTAAACCGCAATCGCAGGGCGATTACGCCATCGCAAGACATTTTCTGCATGACCAGCAGATAGTCAGCGATCCGTATGCGGTGTTTTTACATGCCACGACCCGCGATGATAAGCACTGGCCGGAAGCAAACTGGCGTGAGCTTATCGGCCTGGTGGGCAACACCGGATTACGGATAAAACTTCCCTGGGGCGCGCCTCATGAGGAGGCCCGTGCTAAACGACTGGCCGAAGGATTTAAGTATGTGGATGTGTTACCACGCATGAGCCTGGAGGAGGTCGCCAGGGTGCTGGCTGGCGCAAAATTTGTCGTATCGGTTGATACTGGCCTGAGCCACCTCACCGCCGCGCTCGACAGACCGAATATTACGCTATATGGCCCAACGGACCCTGGGTTGATTGGAGGTTATGGGAAGAACCAAATGGCATGTTGCTCACCAGAACAAAACCTGGCGAATTTAGATGCCACAAGCGTATTTGGAAAGATTCATTAA
- the rfaG gene encoding glucosyltransferase → MRVAFCLYKYFPFGGLQRDFMRIAQTVAARGHQVRIYTQTWEGECPDNFELIRVPVKSRTNHGRNAEYYAWVQHHLRDYPVDRVVGFNKMPGLDVYYAADVCYAEKVAQEKGFFYRLTSRYRHYAAFERATFEHGKQTQLLMLTNKQIADFQKHYQTEAERFHILPPGIYPDRKYSQQIPNSRQIYRQKNGISEQQKLLLQVGSDFTRKGVDRSIEALASLPESLRQNTVLYVVGQDKPKKFAALAERSGVGTNVHFFSGRSDIAELMAAADLLLHPAYQEAAGIVLLEAITAGLPVLTTAVCGYAHYIVDANCGEAMTEPFRQDALNEILLKALTQPSLRSAWAENARYYADTQDLYSLPEKAADIITGDLDG, encoded by the coding sequence ATGAGAGTTGCCTTTTGCTTATATAAATATTTTCCTTTTGGCGGTCTGCAGCGTGATTTTATGCGTATTGCCCAAACCGTGGCGGCGCGAGGTCATCAGGTTCGTATTTATACTCAGACATGGGAAGGGGAATGCCCGGATAACTTTGAGTTAATCCGCGTGCCGGTTAAATCCCGGACGAACCACGGTCGTAACGCAGAATATTATGCCTGGGTGCAACACCATTTACGCGACTACCCTGTCGATCGGGTTGTGGGATTCAATAAGATGCCGGGCCTTGATGTGTATTATGCCGCGGACGTGTGTTACGCCGAAAAAGTCGCACAGGAAAAAGGATTTTTCTATCGCCTGACATCACGCTATCGGCATTATGCTGCTTTTGAACGCGCCACGTTTGAACACGGCAAGCAGACGCAACTATTAATGCTGACGAATAAGCAGATTGCTGACTTCCAAAAACATTATCAGACTGAAGCGGAGCGTTTCCATATTCTTCCTCCGGGGATTTACCCGGACAGAAAATATAGCCAACAGATCCCGAACAGTCGTCAAATTTATCGTCAGAAAAATGGTATCTCAGAACAGCAAAAATTACTGTTGCAAGTAGGGTCTGACTTTACCCGTAAAGGTGTAGATCGCTCTATTGAAGCGCTGGCATCGCTACCCGAATCTTTACGGCAAAATACGGTGCTCTATGTTGTCGGGCAGGATAAGCCGAAGAAGTTTGCAGCACTGGCTGAAAGAAGCGGCGTCGGCACGAATGTGCATTTTTTCTCCGGACGTAGTGATATCGCGGAATTAATGGCGGCAGCCGACCTTTTACTGCATCCAGCCTATCAGGAAGCTGCCGGTATTGTTTTGTTGGAAGCCATTACTGCTGGTTTGCCGGTGTTGACAACCGCGGTGTGCGGTTATGCACATTATATTGTGGATGCAAACTGTGGCGAAGCGATGACTGAACCTTTCCGTCAGGATGCGCTAAATGAGATTTTACTCAAAGCGCTGACACAGCCTTCCTTACGCAGCGCCTGGGCTGAAAATGCGCGGTATTATGCTGATACTCAAGATTTATACAGTTTACCGGAGAAGGCCGCAGATATTATTACAGGTGATTTAGATGGTTGA
- the waaI gene encoding lipopolysaccharide 1,3-galactosyltransferase, giving the protein MSRKYFEEEVIQQTLDYNYAQHSDANKFNIAYGIDKNFLFGCGVSIASVLLANPEKALAFHVFTDSFGPEDRQRFDALAKQYATQIVVYLIDCERLKSLPSTKNWTYATYFRFIIADYFSDKTDRVLYLDADIACKGSIQELVDLNFAENEIAAVVAEGELEWWTKRSVSLATPGLASGYFNAGFILINIPLWTAENISKKAIEMLKDPEVVQRITHLDQDVLNILLVNKARFVDKKFNTQFSLNYELKDSVINPVDADTVFIHYIGPTKPWHSWGTYPVSQYFLQAKSNSPWSHCALLNPVTSHQLRYAAKHMFNQKHYTSGINYYIAYFKRKLLE; this is encoded by the coding sequence ATGAGCAGAAAATATTTTGAAGAAGAAGTCATTCAACAGACTTTAGATTATAACTATGCACAACATAGTGATGCTAATAAGTTTAATATAGCTTATGGGATTGATAAAAACTTTCTTTTTGGCTGTGGTGTCTCTATTGCATCGGTTCTCCTTGCTAACCCAGAGAAGGCGTTAGCTTTCCATGTTTTTACCGACTCCTTTGGCCCTGAAGATCGGCAGCGATTTGATGCATTAGCAAAACAGTACGCTACGCAGATCGTTGTCTATTTAATTGATTGTGAAAGATTAAAATCGTTACCCAGTACCAAAAACTGGACTTATGCAACCTACTTTAGGTTCATTATCGCCGACTATTTTTCAGATAAAACAGATAGAGTGCTTTATCTGGATGCAGATATTGCATGTAAGGGAAGTATTCAGGAACTTGTTGATCTTAATTTCGCTGAAAATGAGATTGCGGCGGTCGTTGCTGAGGGCGAGTTGGAGTGGTGGACTAAGCGCTCGGTTAGCCTGGCGACGCCCGGGCTGGCTTCTGGCTATTTTAATGCCGGTTTTATCTTAATTAATATACCTCTTTGGACCGCAGAAAATATCTCTAAGAAAGCGATTGAAATGCTAAAAGATCCGGAGGTAGTACAGCGCATAACGCACCTTGATCAGGATGTATTAAATATATTGTTAGTGAATAAAGCGCGTTTTGTTGATAAAAAATTTAATACGCAATTTAGTCTTAACTATGAATTAAAAGATTCAGTTATTAATCCAGTTGATGCTGATACTGTATTTATTCATTATATTGGACCAACGAAGCCCTGGCATAGTTGGGGGACTTATCCTGTGTCACAATATTTTTTACAGGCTAAGAGCAACTCACCATGGTCTCATTGTGCACTTTTAAATCCAGTCACTAGCCATCAATTACGTTATGCGGCGAAGCATATGTTTAATCAGAAGCATTATACTTCGGGTATAAATTATTATATAGCCTACTTTAAACGTAAACTTCTTGAATAA
- the waaP gene encoding lipopolysaccharide core biosynthesis protein, with product MVELKAPLTTLWRGKDAFEEVKTLQGEVFRELETRRTLRFELDGKSYFLKWHKGTSLKEIVKNLISLRMPVLGADREWHAIHRLRELGVDTMHGVGFGEKGVNPLTRTSFIITEDLTPTISLEDYCADWAVNPPDAQVKRIIIKRVATMVRKMHAGGINHRDCYICHFLLHLPFTGCEEDLKISVIDLHRAQIRQRVPLRWRDKDLIGLYFSSMNIGLTQRDIFRFMREYFSLPLREILQKESGLIHQADIKAARIKERTIRKHL from the coding sequence ATGGTTGAGCTGAAAGCGCCGTTAACCACACTATGGCGCGGTAAAGATGCTTTTGAGGAAGTGAAAACGTTACAGGGCGAAGTGTTCAGAGAGCTGGAGACGCGTCGAACATTGCGGTTTGAGCTGGACGGCAAAAGCTACTTCCTGAAGTGGCATAAAGGCACCTCTCTGAAAGAAATTGTGAAGAACCTGATTTCGTTACGTATGCCTGTTCTGGGCGCTGACAGAGAATGGCACGCCATTCACCGCCTGCGTGAGCTGGGCGTAGATACGATGCACGGCGTTGGTTTTGGTGAAAAAGGCGTAAACCCACTAACCAGAACATCATTTATTATCACCGAAGATTTAACGCCCACGATTAGCCTTGAAGACTACTGTGCTGACTGGGCTGTTAATCCACCGGATGCGCAAGTGAAGCGAATAATTATTAAACGTGTTGCGACCATGGTACGTAAAATGCACGCCGGAGGAATTAACCATCGCGACTGTTATATTTGCCACTTTCTTCTGCATTTGCCTTTCACTGGTTGTGAAGAGGATTTAAAAATTTCCGTAATCGACCTGCATCGCGCGCAGATACGTCAGCGCGTTCCCCTTCGCTGGCGTGATAAAGATCTAATTGGGCTTTATTTCTCTTCAATGAATATTGGCCTGACTCAGCGAGATATATTCCGGTTTATGCGTGAGTATTTCTCTCTTCCCCTGCGAGAGATTTTGCAAAAAGAATCGGGGTTGATTCATCAGGCGGATATTAAAGCCGCTCGAATCAAAGAAAGAACAATAAGAAAACATCTTTAA
- a CDS encoding CMP-N-acetylneuraminate-beta-galactosamide-alpha-2, 3-sialyltransferase codes for MFLFICMTNLHLLIARSIIEKEQLKSVDVLFIGDVDNVKNQYYLKKIQPLCRHSSLVSQVSKFSAFKTIHRTRYAKKIMESYAREYHTVFFANFHVPLIHHILSCIAFSEIKTFDDGTNNINQKGIMYKNKNVSATSKLIRKLMGRKYHKDEILKLDAKHYTLFPNRTNIIKNTEGIILVHHNALPDTNNDFKKVLLGTVYTDALKNKEDESVFLQHLQMFIKKEAVDIYIPHPRYDSHQFNGVLNVNTEMIAEDIILEYLEQGMALEIYGFNSTVQYNLNNISAIKNYKITSPFLKDSFNHGLGFDFNQVSV; via the coding sequence ATGTTCCTTTTCATATGCATGACTAATTTACACTTGCTCATTGCGCGGTCAATTATAGAAAAAGAGCAGTTGAAAAGTGTCGATGTTTTATTTATTGGCGATGTGGATAACGTAAAAAATCAGTACTATTTGAAAAAAATCCAACCGTTATGTCGGCACTCAAGCCTGGTCTCTCAGGTTTCAAAGTTTTCGGCATTTAAAACGATTCATAGAACACGGTATGCTAAAAAAATCATGGAATCTTATGCCAGAGAATATCATACCGTTTTCTTTGCGAATTTTCATGTTCCGCTTATACACCATATTTTATCGTGCATCGCTTTTTCTGAGATCAAAACCTTTGATGACGGTACAAATAATATTAACCAGAAAGGCATAATGTATAAAAATAAGAATGTAAGCGCAACATCTAAGTTAATAAGAAAGCTGATGGGGCGTAAATATCATAAAGATGAAATATTAAAATTAGACGCAAAACATTATACTCTATTCCCTAACAGAACCAACATAATTAAAAATACCGAGGGAATTATATTGGTACACCACAATGCTCTTCCTGACACGAATAATGACTTTAAAAAAGTATTATTGGGCACTGTATATACTGATGCGTTAAAAAATAAAGAAGATGAGAGTGTTTTCCTTCAGCATCTTCAGATGTTTATTAAGAAAGAAGCGGTTGATATATATATTCCTCACCCTCGATATGACTCTCATCAGTTTAATGGTGTATTGAATGTTAACACTGAAATGATAGCCGAGGACATTATTTTAGAATATCTGGAGCAAGGGATGGCATTAGAGATATATGGATTTAATAGCACAGTTCAGTATAACCTAAATAATATCTCAGCTATCAAAAACTATAAAATAACCAGCCCTTTTCTAAAAGATAGCTTTAATCATGGACTGGGCTTCGATTTTAACCAGGTCTCAGTATAA
- the tagE_1 gene encoding Lipopolysaccharide 16-galactosyl transferase, translating to MVTSLKIAFIGEAVSGFGGMETVISNVIHTFENNSPKINCEMFFFCRNDKMDKAWLKEIKYAQSFSNIKLSFLRRAKHVYNFSQWLKETSPNIVICIDVISCLYANKARKKSGKQFTIFSWPHFSLDHKKHAECITYADYHLAISSGIKEQMMARGISAQDISVVYNPVSIKKIIVPPPERDKPAVFLYVGRLKFEGQKRIKDLFDGLARTTGEWQLHIIGDGSDFEKCQAYSRELGIEQHVIWYGWQSAPWQVVQKKVKNVTALLLTSAFEGFPMTLLEAMSYGIPCISSDCMSGPRDMIKPGLNGELYTPGAIDDFVGHLNRVISGEVKYQHDIIPGTIERFYDVLYFKNFNNAIFSKLQK from the coding sequence ATGGTGACTTCATTGAAAATAGCGTTTATTGGCGAAGCGGTATCTGGTTTTGGAGGGATGGAAACTGTTATTAGTAACGTTATCCATACGTTTGAAAATAACTCTCCGAAAATCAACTGTGAAATGTTTTTCTTTTGTCGTAATGACAAAATGGATAAAGCATGGTTAAAAGAGATTAAATATGCGCAATCATTCTCAAATATAAAATTAAGTTTTCTTCGTCGAGCTAAGCATGTTTATAATTTTAGTCAGTGGCTGAAAGAAACCTCACCGAATATTGTGATATGCATTGATGTTATCTCATGTCTTTATGCCAATAAAGCACGAAAAAAAAGCGGTAAACAGTTTACTATTTTCTCATGGCCGCATTTTTCGCTCGACCATAAAAAACATGCAGAATGTATAACGTACGCGGATTATCATCTGGCCATCAGTAGTGGTATTAAAGAACAGATGATGGCACGGGGTATCTCAGCGCAAGATATTAGTGTCGTTTATAATCCAGTCTCTATTAAAAAAATCATTGTGCCGCCGCCTGAACGCGATAAGCCCGCTGTATTTCTCTATGTAGGCCGTCTTAAATTTGAAGGGCAGAAAAGAATTAAAGATTTATTTGATGGCTTAGCTCGTACGACAGGGGAATGGCAGTTACATATTATTGGTGACGGCTCAGATTTTGAAAAGTGCCAGGCCTATAGCCGGGAGCTTGGCATTGAGCAGCATGTGATCTGGTATGGTTGGCAAAGCGCGCCGTGGCAAGTTGTACAAAAAAAAGTAAAAAATGTCACCGCATTACTACTTACCTCTGCATTTGAGGGCTTTCCTATGACCCTGTTGGAAGCAATGTCATATGGAATTCCGTGTATTAGTTCTGATTGTATGTCTGGTCCGCGCGATATGATTAAACCCGGTTTGAATGGTGAGCTTTATACTCCAGGGGCTATAGATGATTTTGTAGGACATCTTAATCGAGTTATTTCCGGTGAAGTAAAATATCAGCACGATATTATTCCTGGTACGATTGAGAGATTTTACGATGTGCTATATTTTAAAAATTTTAATAATGCGATATTCTCGAAATTACAAAAGTGA
- the waaJ gene encoding lipopolysaccharide 1,2-glucosyltransferase, with protein sequence MDSFPEIEIAEYKVFDESNNNDDNVLNISYGVDENYLDGVGVSIASVVLNNNIPLAFHIICDSYSPCFLKNIERLAVQHHIKISLYLIKVESLEILPQTKVWSRAMYFRLFAFDYLSRKINTLLYLDADVVCKGSLQDLLQLDLTEKIAAVVKDVDSIQNKVNERLRAFNLQGNYFNSGVVFVNLNSWKKNALTEKAFLLLAGKEADAFKYPDQDVLNILLQDNVIFLPRPYNTIYTIKSELEDRTHKKYSNIINDNTILIHYTGATKPWHAWANYPSVIYYKNARLNSPWKDFPAKDARTIVEFKKRYKHLFVQGHYFKGLLAGSAYLYRKLFHK encoded by the coding sequence ATGGATTCATTTCCTGAGATAGAAATAGCTGAATATAAAGTTTTTGATGAAAGTAATAATAATGATGATAACGTATTAAATATTTCTTATGGCGTTGACGAGAACTATCTTGATGGTGTTGGAGTATCAATTGCTTCAGTAGTATTAAACAATAACATCCCGCTTGCTTTTCACATTATTTGTGACTCATATTCCCCCTGTTTTCTTAAGAATATAGAGCGTTTAGCCGTACAGCATCATATTAAGATTTCACTTTATCTTATTAAAGTCGAAAGTCTTGAGATATTGCCTCAAACTAAAGTATGGTCTAGAGCAATGTATTTTCGTTTATTCGCTTTCGATTATCTCAGCAGGAAGATAAACACATTACTTTATTTGGATGCCGATGTTGTATGCAAAGGTTCTTTACAAGACCTTCTTCAACTTGATCTGACAGAGAAGATTGCTGCGGTCGTTAAAGATGTAGATTCAATCCAAAATAAAGTAAATGAGAGATTAAGAGCTTTTAATTTACAAGGTAATTATTTTAACTCTGGTGTGGTTTTTGTTAACCTTAATTCATGGAAAAAGAATGCGTTAACAGAAAAGGCATTTTTATTGCTGGCGGGTAAAGAGGCTGATGCTTTTAAATATCCCGACCAGGATGTTTTAAATATTCTTTTACAGGATAACGTCATTTTCTTGCCGCGACCGTATAATACTATTTATACTATTAAAAGTGAGTTAGAAGACAGGACACATAAGAAATATAGCAATATAATTAATGATAATACTATTTTAATTCATTATACGGGGGCTACCAAACCCTGGCATGCCTGGGCAAATTATCCTTCAGTTATCTATTATAAAAATGCACGACTGAACTCCCCGTGGAAAGATTTTCCCGCAAAAGATGCGCGTACCATAGTTGAATTTAAGAAGCGATATAAACATCTTTTCGTACAGGGTCATTACTTCAAAGGCCTTCTGGCTGGAAGCGCATATCTTTATCGTAAACTTTTCCACAAATAA